The genomic DNA ATTGAAGCTAATGATACAAGTGCTGATACATCTAATGCCTTGTAAATTCTTCTGTTTACTGTCCTGTAATCCTTTTGAACAAGTGCTTCTGAAATAGAAGGAATCAATATTACGCTAAGCGAATTTAATATAATTGCAGGGTAGAAAATTATATTTAAAGCCATGCCAGTAACTTTTCCAAACATTGAAAGCGATTGTTGATGAGTAAATCCTGCGACCTGAAGCCTTAATGGGATAATTATTGCAATAATCATGCTGAAAATTGTAGAAAATATTCCATTAAAGGCAAGTGGGGTAGAAATTTTAAGCGTATTAAACAACAACTGAAGCGAATTATCGGTTTTTTCAAATGTCCTATGCTTTCTTTTATATATAGAATAGAATATATAAAACAAGACTAAACTTGATGCTTCACCGCAGCTTAGTGCAAGGACTGCAGATGCACACGAAAGTTCCAGGCTTATATTTTTAACCAGGTTTAATAGAGGAAACATAACAGCTATTCTAACAATTTTTTCAAATACATCGATTATTGCGGGCTCAATAACCCTTTGGATGCCATAATAAGTTCCCTTTACAACAGAAGAAATAGAAACGATTATTAATGCCGGCAAAAAAGCTAATATGCTATAGTAGGTTCTTGCATCCTTTATTATATTATTTGAAATAAATTTTGAAATGAAGAGCAAAATTGTTACAACGAGCAGCGACCAAATAAATTCAAATATGCATAGGATATTAACAGTTTTATATAGTTCTCTTAGTCTTCCAAGTGCCTTTTTCTCTGCTGCTATTTTTGAGACAGCAACTGTTATACCACCGCCTGTTATGAATAAAAACATAGTATATAATGGCATAACAAGCTGATAAATCCCCATTCCTTCAGGACCTATGCTTCTTGAAAGAATTATAGAAAACAAAAAATTTAATGTTCCCGTTACAACATTTGAAATAACTAGTATTGCGGTGTTTTTATAAAAATTTGAAACCTTCATGATATGCCCTTTTGATTACTCTACTTGAATAATATGAACGATATGATGTTTTTATGAATAAATAAGTTGTATACTAAAAAACAAAGCTTTAAACTTAATAAATTTTCATGAAGCGTTTATTCGAAATAAAAATAATTATGCCCTATGAAACGATTATTAAATGACTACCCTTCAACCGCAGTGACTAATGCTCATGCATAAAATGCAAAGCATATGTGCTCGGAAAAAGGAGAAACTTTAAAAAATCATATCATAGGGCTAAAGTTATATCTTATTTTAATTATAGAATTATATTATTTCAAATTTTCAGGGTTTAAGCCTTCTAATTCAGGAAGAACAAATCTTCCATCCTTTCTTATTAGAACATCGTCGAAGTATATTTCTCCTCCGCCGTATTCTGGAGTTTGGATGTAAACTAAATCCCAGTGTATTGCTGATTTGTTTCCATTGAAAGCATCGTCATATGAACTTCCTGGAGTAAAGTGGATTGAACCAGCAATCTTTTCATCGAAAAGAGTATCCTTCATTGGCTTATTGATGTATGGGTTAACACCAATTGCAAATTCACCAACGTATCTTGCGCCCTCGTCGGTATCAAATACTTTATTGATTCTTTCAGTGTTGTTTGCAGTTGCATTTACTATCTTTCCATCTTTAAATTCAAGTCTAATATTCTCGTAAGTAAATCCTTGGTATTCTGAAGGTGCATTGTAGGTGATATAGCCATTTACGCTGTCCTTAACAGGTGCAGTGTAAACTTCACCATCTGGAATATTCATCTTTCCATCGCATTTTACAACTGGAATTCCCTTGATTGAGAATGTAAGGTCTGTTCCTTCACCAACTATTCTAACCTTATCAGTTTTTTGCATCAACTCAACAAGCGGGTCCATTGCCCTTGACATTTTTGAATAGTCAAGGTTGCAAACATTGAAGTAGAAATCTTCAAAAGCTTCAGTGCTCATGTTTGCAAGCTGTGCCATTGAAGGTGATGGGTATCTTAAAACAACCCATTTAGTCTTTGGCACTCTTATTTTGCCGTGAACTTCATGCCAGAAGTATTTGTTGTATAAACCAAGCTTTTCTGATGGAACGTCTGATAATTCTGAAGTATTGTTTCCTGACCTTAATCCTATGTAAGCATCCATGTCGCTCATTCTTGCAGCTTCATATTTAGCCATCATCTTCATCTGCTCTTCAGTTGCACCCATTAATATTGCTCTATCAACAGTCTTGTTCTTAATAGTAACAAAAGGGATTGCACCTGCTTCATAAGCAGCCTTTACAAGTTCAGTAACAAGAGGAAGTTCAAGGTGAATAGTTTCAATTAAAACCTTTTCGCCTTCTTTTACTCTGCAGGAATAATTGATTAAATTTCTTGCGAGGACCTTTACTCTTTCGTCTACCATAATGAGACCTCCTTGAAAATAATAGATTTAAAAAACCCCATTAATATTGTTAATTTTTTTTAGCAAATATATTATACTATAGTGGAAAAATTTTTTAAATACCCTCTTTACAAAATGTCGAATGAAGTCTAAAATAGTAATAGTGTGAAAGCAGTTACGTAAGGTTTATCATAAAAAATCATCTTTATATCCTCCGAAATGGAGGATATTTTTTTTATTTTATGTCATAATATAATTGATAATTGCTTTTAGGGGTGATTTTATGGGTCATATAGAAAATTCCTACGGTTTTTTGATGAGGAATGTATTGAAAGCAGTTAACCCTATTAAAAAGAAAATAATCAAGACAGAATGCAAAGTTCATAAATTTATAACTGAAGAGGCTCTTGAAATTTTAAGGAAAGATGGAAAATTAGCTGCACATGATTTTTTAAAAAACTATATGCATGATATAAATTCTGGTGTAGTTTGGGCTGACCAGGATTTTAAGAGCAGCAATCATTTTTATAACCCGGAAAGTGAAAGAGGACTTTATGGTGCAAGCAATGCACTAAAAGAGATTACATATTACTATACTAAATCTATAAAATTATATAGGGAAGGAAAAGTCCAAGCATCTATGTTTTATTTTGGTTGTGCAGCCCATATACTTCAGGATATGACTGTTCCACAGCATGTTAATGTAAAACTGCTTGACAGCCATAGAAGATATGAACTTTGGGTTATCAAGACTTATTTGCTGCATGATATATTTAAAGCAAGAGAAGGTGGAATTTATCTCGATAACATTAAATCATTTATTCAATCTAATGCTGACAAGGCAATCGAAACTTATATGAAATTTAAGAACATAAATAACCGTGAGGACAGATATTATAAAATTACATCTGAAATACTGATACAAGCTCAAAAAAGCACAGCCGGGTTTATGTTGAAATATTATAATGATATTATTAAAATAAATGAAGGTAAACATTAGAAAAGGATGGGTGACAATGGCAAGAATGATTTGGAAGCCAGGAACTATGCTATATCCAGTTCCTGCAGCTTTGATTACTTCGAAATACGAGGATAAAGAAAATATAATTACAATTTCATGGATAGGGACAGTTTGTTCAGAGCCTCCTATGCTTTCTATTTCTGTAAGGCCAGAAAGATATAGCTATGAACTTATAAAAAAATCAGGAGAATTTGTGGTAAACATACCTAATAAAGACATTGCATTTGCGACAGACTATTGTGGAGTTAAATCGGGTAGAGAAGTGGATAAGTTTAAAATACTAAACCTTACAAAAGAAAAGGCCAGCAAGGTTGAGGCAAGCATTATTAAAGAATGTCCATTAGCTCTTGAATGCAAGGTTAAACAAATATTAGAACTGGGAACTCACCATATGTTTATCGCTGAAGTGGTTGCTGTTAATGTGGACGAAAAATATATGGATGAAAATGGAAAATTGCATCTGGATAAGGCAAATCTTTTGATGTATAATCATGGTAAATATGCCGTTACGGGTGAGCATATTGGGAAGTTTGGCTTTTCTGTCGAAAAGAAGAAAAAATAGTAGGTGAGGTTATGGGGGATAAATGTTTTATACTGGATTTGAGCCGCAAAAGATTTGAGGGGGATATTTTAGATATTTCCTATGAAGGAAATACAGCTATTTCAGAGATTATTAACAACGATTATCAAAAAGATTTTTACAAACTAAAAAGATTGGACAACAATTTAGGCAAGTTTGATTATGTCATTTTTTTCTTATCGCTAAACAAATATAAAAGAAATGCTAAAAAACTTATAAGAAGTATAAAGGGAAATCTCAAAGAAGACGGAAAAGTAGTCATCTGGGATATTGACTATAAAAGGTTAAAGCCATTTGAAAGAATCAACATAAAAATAATAAACAAAAATAACAGAATAAAGACACTTGATGAAGAATTTAGACATAGCCTTTTTACGCTTGAGTGTAGAGATATAATTGAATTGCTCCAGAGAGAAGGTTTTGAAATTTTAAACAAAAATGACGATAGCATTATTTTCTACATTGAGGCAAAAAATGCGGAGGAAGCAAATGAGAATACTGTTAGCAGCACTTAATTCAAAATACATTCACTCAAACCTTGCAATAAGATATTTAAAAGAATATGCAAAATGTTTTAAGGTTGATATTTATGAAACCACAATAAATGAAAATCCATTCAATATTGCCATTGACATTGCTAATCAAAAATACGATGTCGTTGGATTTTCATGTTATATTTGGAACATTGAAAACACATTGAAGGTTTGCAGCATATTAAAAGAAATAGATGAGAATATAAAGATAATACTTGGAGGCCCTGAGGTTTCATATGACCCAGAGGATGTATTAAAGCAATGCAGCTTTATAGACTATGTTATATATGGAGAAGGGGAGGAAACCTTTAGGGAACTTCTTATCCATCTTAGGGAAAATAAAGATTTATTATCTGTTGACGGATTAGCGTTTCTAAAGAATGGCGAAATAAAGGTTAACAAACCAAGAAAACTTATAGAAAATTTAGATATAATACCCTTCCCATATGAAAACTTGCCTCAGAGAATTCTATATTACGAAGCCTCAAGAGGATGCCCTTTTAACTGCAAATACTGTTTATCATCGACTATTAAAGGAATTAGATTTTTTAGTTTAGACAGGGTTAAAAGAGACTTAAAATTCTTTATTGACAACAATGTAAGGCTTGTTAAATTTGTGGATAGAACATTTAATTCAAACAAACGATTTGCAATTGAAATATGGAAATTTCTAATCGAAAATGCTTCAGGGACAAAATTTCATTTTGAAATTGCGGCCGACCTTTTGGACGATGAATGCCTAGAAGTTTTAAAAAGTGCACCCGAAGATTTGTTCCAATTTGAAATTGGAGTTCAGACAACAAATATTGAAGTGTTAAAGAATATAAATAGAATCATGGATTTCGATAGGGTTAAAAGCAACATAATTAAGCTCAATGAGCATAGAAATATACACTGTCACTTGGACTTAATCGTTGGACTTCCTGGAGAGGATATTAATTCTTTCAAAAGGTCATTTGATGAAGTAATGGCTCTAAGACCGGATGTTCTTCAGATTGGATTCTTAAAGGTTCTTAAGGGTTCTCCAATTAGCCTTGAAACAAATGAATTTGGCATAAAATATTCAAAATACCCTCCATATCAGGTTTTAAGAACAAATTCATTAAGTTTAGAAGAAATAGTTTTTCTGCTTAAATTTGAAGATGTATTTGAAACCTTTTATAACAGCGGCATTTTCAAAATAACGCTTGGATACTTTGCAAATAAAAATTCTGACTTTGATTTCTTTAAAGGACTGACCCTTTATCTTGATAAATCAGGATATTTTGATAAAAATCACGACTTGAGTTCAAAATTTGAATATTTATTAGGGTATTTGAAAAAATATGAGGAAGAAAAATATTTAATTGACCTCATGATACACGACTATATTTTGACTACTAAAAAATCACATCTTCCAGAGTTTTTGAGGAAAAGGGAAATTGCAGTGGAAACAATTGAACTAATTGATGACCTTATATTCATGGAAAAGAAGGAATTAAAAAAAATGTTGGCGATAAATACTAATATTATGTTCTTAAATGGAAAATATATAAAAAAAGAAGGCATTGTAATTTTCAACCCAATCTATAGAAAATATTATTATTCAAAACTAAACTATTAAGAAAATTCGATAAATTAAAACTTTAACAAAGTATTTTATCGAATTTTTTGTTAAATTAAATTAATTTGATACTTGGTGTTTTTATTTGTCTATAGTATAATTATAATTGGGTGAAAATTTTTAATCTACATTAAAGGTGGTGATAACTTGGCACTTGAAGTTGTTAGACAAGTATCAGAAATTGAAAGACAGTCAGAGGAAATTGTTAAACAATCCCAATTAAAAGCCACGGAAATTATTAAAAATGCAAAAGAACAGGCAGATAATATCATCAAGGATGCTCATAAAAGAGCAAACATTATGCATGATGAAATTTTATCGAAGTATGAAAACGAGGGGCAGGTTGAAGCAAATCCAATTATTGAAGAGGGAAACAAATCAATAGAGCAAGTAAAAAATGTTCCACCTGATAAATTGGATAAGGCTGTAAATATGGTTATCGAGAGGATAGTGAATAGCCATGGCGATAGTTAGAATGAAAAAAATAAGCATAGTTGCTCCGAAAGAAGATAGGGATGGACTGTTAAAACTGATTCAAAGATTAGGAACAGTTCAACTTATTAATATAGAAGAGCAGCTAGAAGATGTTGAACTTAAAACTGAAAAGGTGAACAGTGAAGCTGAATACAGATATTCTAAAATTAAATTTACCTATGAATTTTTAAAGGCATATTCAGATGTTAAAAAGGGCTTATTTACTAAAAAGAAGGTCCTTAGCTTGGAGGATTTTGAGAATCTGAATAAACATGTTAACTGGGAAGAAATCTATGAAAAATGCAAATCTATTGAAGATGAAATCAATTCAGTAAATTCGAGGATTTCGAAGATTGAATCACAGATAATCCAATACAGCGATTGGATTAACCTTGATGTCAATTTAGTAATTCTTGAGGGTCTAAAAAATATAAGCTATTTCATAGGAACTATCAATAAGAAGTTTAAGGACTCCTTCTTATTGGAGTTTAATGAAAAGTTCAAGGACGCTTATTTTGAAATTATCAACGAAAAACAAAGCGATGTGAACCTATTTGCAATTGTTCACAAGAATATTTACGACGAAGTATTTGAAGTGCTAAAAAAATATGGTTATACAAAGCTAAACATCGAGCTTGATAAAACACCATCTCAAAAGATTGATGAATTTAACAGTGAAATCCAAGCTCTTAAAGCAAGAGAAAACGAGTTAAAGCTCGAGGCTAAGAAGCTTACTGAAAAAATAGATGAAGTTGAGAGCATTTATGACTACATCTACTCAGAATTGCTGTTAGAACAGGCAAAGGCAAAGGTTGCTGGAACCAATAAGACCGTTATATTTACTGGATGGATACCCGAGAATGAAGTAGAGAAGGCTACAAATGCAATTTACACAAAATTCAGACATATTTACATCGATTTGGAAGATGGAGACCAGGAAAACGCACCGGTTCAGCTGAAAAACAGTTGGATTGTTGAACCGTTTGAAGTTGTAACTTCAATGTATGCTCTTCCAAAGACTAATGAAGTTGACCCGACGCCTATTTTAACACCGTTTTTCCTATTGTTCTTTGGAATGATGATGGCGGATATTGGCTACGGGCTTATGATGATGGCTGTAAGTATTGTATTATTAAAGTTTACAAGCGTCGAAGGTGATTTAAAGAAACTTGCTAAGTTAATACTTTACTGCAGTTTTCCAACTATACTGTTTGGTTTCTTATACGGCAGCTTCTTTGGAGGAATAATTCCAATAACTCCACTATGGCTGAATCCAGTTGACAGACCAATGGATGTTTTAACATTCTCAATTGTCTTTGGTTTGATACATCTATATGTAGGACTTGGAGTTAAAGCATACAGGCTTATAAGGGATGGAAAGGTTAAAGATGCATTCTTTGATGTAGGTGCATGGTATTTACTGCTTTCAGGTCTTATTTGGATGGGATTAGGCGGAGGAAATATTGCAAAAATAATTGCAATATTGGGTGCTGCTATAATACTTTTAACTCATGGTAGAGAAAACAAAACAATAGTCGGTAAGTTCTTTGGAGGATTTTATTCACTATACGGAGTTACAGGATACTTAGGAGATGCACTTTCCTATTCACGTCTTTTAGCATTAGGACTTGCATCGGGTTTGATAGGGTGGTCTTTTAACCTCTTGATTGAACTATTAGGAGGGGGCATAACAGCTTTAATATTTGGACCAATTATATTCATAGCAGGACATACTTTTAACTTTTTAATAGGACTTTTAGGAGTTTATGTTCACACATCAAGATTGCAGTATCTTGAATTTTTCGGAAAGTTCTATGAAGGTGGCGGAAAGGCATTTGAGCCTTTAAGAATAAAAACTAAATTTATTAAGGTTGAATAAGGGAGGAATTAACTATGGAAAATTTTGCAACATTCGTTGAATTTTTAAAGGTTTATGGTGGAGCTATATTAGCCCTACTTGGAGCAGCATTAGCAGCTTTAATGGCAGGTATAGGGTCAGCTAAGGGTGTAGGAATAGTTGGTGAAAGCGCTGCAGGCTTAATTACAGAAGACCCAGAAAAGTTTGGTCAATCACTTATACTCCAGGTTATCCCAGGAACACAAGGTTTCTATGGATTTATTACAGCTCTTATAGTTTTACAAAGAGTTGGACTTCTTGGTGGAGGCTTAAAGCCATTAACACTTTCACAGGGATTCCTATTATTAATGGCATGTCTGCCAATGGCATTTGTTGGTTTATATTCAGCTATATCACAGGGTAAAACTGCAGCTGCAGGTATTCAAATATTAGCAAAGAGACCAGAAAAGATGTTCAATGGTGTTATTTATGCCGTAATGGTTGAAACTTATGCCGTAGTTGCTCTTATTACTTCAATATTGATGATTGTTAACATAA from Caloramator mitchellensis includes the following:
- the spoVB gene encoding stage V sporulation protein B, which translates into the protein MKVSNFYKNTAILVISNVVTGTLNFLFSIILSRSIGPEGMGIYQLVMPLYTMFLFITGGGITVAVSKIAAEKKALGRLRELYKTVNILCIFEFIWSLLVVTILLFISKFISNNIIKDARTYYSILAFLPALIIVSISSVVKGTYYGIQRVIEPAIIDVFEKIVRIAVMFPLLNLVKNISLELSCASAVLALSCGEASSLVLFYIFYSIYKRKHRTFEKTDNSLQLLFNTLKISTPLAFNGIFSTIFSMIIAIIIPLRLQVAGFTHQQSLSMFGKVTGMALNIIFYPAIILNSLSVILIPSISEALVQKDYRTVNRRIYKALDVSALVSLASMIILINFPEKIALTFYKDASIAPMLKFLAFGMPLVYIEIISFSILNALGKQKEIMINSLIISLSDLTILYILLAIPNINIYGYAINFIISAILGIVLSWIIVLSNYEFKFNMLSFIFSHSIAFFITLLLTKFIYIKLSNIYLLIISVYITYIILKE
- a CDS encoding aminopeptidase, with product MVDERVKVLARNLINYSCRVKEGEKVLIETIHLELPLVTELVKAAYEAGAIPFVTIKNKTVDRAILMGATEEQMKMMAKYEAARMSDMDAYIGLRSGNNTSELSDVPSEKLGLYNKYFWHEVHGKIRVPKTKWVVLRYPSPSMAQLANMSTEAFEDFYFNVCNLDYSKMSRAMDPLVELMQKTDKVRIVGEGTDLTFSIKGIPVVKCDGKMNIPDGEVYTAPVKDSVNGYITYNAPSEYQGFTYENIRLEFKDGKIVNATANNTERINKVFDTDEGARYVGEFAIGVNPYINKPMKDTLFDEKIAGSIHFTPGSSYDDAFNGNKSAIHWDLVYIQTPEYGGGEIYFDDVLIRKDGRFVLPELEGLNPENLK
- a CDS encoding zinc dependent phospholipase C family protein, whose product is MGHIENSYGFLMRNVLKAVNPIKKKIIKTECKVHKFITEEALEILRKDGKLAAHDFLKNYMHDINSGVVWADQDFKSSNHFYNPESERGLYGASNALKEITYYYTKSIKLYREGKVQASMFYFGCAAHILQDMTVPQHVNVKLLDSHRRYELWVIKTYLLHDIFKAREGGIYLDNIKSFIQSNADKAIETYMKFKNINNREDRYYKITSEILIQAQKSTAGFMLKYYNDIIKINEGKH
- a CDS encoding flavin reductase family protein; this encodes MARMIWKPGTMLYPVPAALITSKYEDKENIITISWIGTVCSEPPMLSISVRPERYSYELIKKSGEFVVNIPNKDIAFATDYCGVKSGREVDKFKILNLTKEKASKVEASIIKECPLALECKVKQILELGTHHMFIAEVVAVNVDEKYMDENGKLHLDKANLLMYNHGKYAVTGEHIGKFGFSVEKKKK
- a CDS encoding methyltransferase domain-containing protein; translated protein: MGDKCFILDLSRKRFEGDILDISYEGNTAISEIINNDYQKDFYKLKRLDNNLGKFDYVIFFLSLNKYKRNAKKLIRSIKGNLKEDGKVVIWDIDYKRLKPFERINIKIINKNNRIKTLDEEFRHSLFTLECRDIIELLQREGFEILNKNDDSIIFYIEAKNAEEANENTVSST
- a CDS encoding B12-binding domain-containing radical SAM protein, whose protein sequence is MRILLAALNSKYIHSNLAIRYLKEYAKCFKVDIYETTINENPFNIAIDIANQKYDVVGFSCYIWNIENTLKVCSILKEIDENIKIILGGPEVSYDPEDVLKQCSFIDYVIYGEGEETFRELLIHLRENKDLLSVDGLAFLKNGEIKVNKPRKLIENLDIIPFPYENLPQRILYYEASRGCPFNCKYCLSSTIKGIRFFSLDRVKRDLKFFIDNNVRLVKFVDRTFNSNKRFAIEIWKFLIENASGTKFHFEIAADLLDDECLEVLKSAPEDLFQFEIGVQTTNIEVLKNINRIMDFDRVKSNIIKLNEHRNIHCHLDLIVGLPGEDINSFKRSFDEVMALRPDVLQIGFLKVLKGSPISLETNEFGIKYSKYPPYQVLRTNSLSLEEIVFLLKFEDVFETFYNSGIFKITLGYFANKNSDFDFFKGLTLYLDKSGYFDKNHDLSSKFEYLLGYLKKYEEEKYLIDLMIHDYILTTKKSHLPEFLRKREIAVETIELIDDLIFMEKKELKKMLAINTNIMFLNGKYIKKEGIVIFNPIYRKYYYSKLNY
- a CDS encoding V-type ATPase subunit subunit G family protein, producing the protein MALEVVRQVSEIERQSEEIVKQSQLKATEIIKNAKEQADNIIKDAHKRANIMHDEILSKYENEGQVEANPIIEEGNKSIEQVKNVPPDKLDKAVNMVIERIVNSHGDS
- a CDS encoding V-type ATP synthase subunit I, yielding MAIVRMKKISIVAPKEDRDGLLKLIQRLGTVQLINIEEQLEDVELKTEKVNSEAEYRYSKIKFTYEFLKAYSDVKKGLFTKKKVLSLEDFENLNKHVNWEEIYEKCKSIEDEINSVNSRISKIESQIIQYSDWINLDVNLVILEGLKNISYFIGTINKKFKDSFLLEFNEKFKDAYFEIINEKQSDVNLFAIVHKNIYDEVFEVLKKYGYTKLNIELDKTPSQKIDEFNSEIQALKARENELKLEAKKLTEKIDEVESIYDYIYSELLLEQAKAKVAGTNKTVIFTGWIPENEVEKATNAIYTKFRHIYIDLEDGDQENAPVQLKNSWIVEPFEVVTSMYALPKTNEVDPTPILTPFFLLFFGMMMADIGYGLMMMAVSIVLLKFTSVEGDLKKLAKLILYCSFPTILFGFLYGSFFGGIIPITPLWLNPVDRPMDVLTFSIVFGLIHLYVGLGVKAYRLIRDGKVKDAFFDVGAWYLLLSGLIWMGLGGGNIAKIIAILGAAIILLTHGRENKTIVGKFFGGFYSLYGVTGYLGDALSYSRLLALGLASGLIGWSFNLLIELLGGGITALIFGPIIFIAGHTFNFLIGLLGVYVHTSRLQYLEFFGKFYEGGGKAFEPLRIKTKFIKVE
- a CDS encoding V-type ATP synthase subunit K; its protein translation is MENFATFVEFLKVYGGAILALLGAALAALMAGIGSAKGVGIVGESAAGLITEDPEKFGQSLILQVIPGTQGFYGFITALIVLQRVGLLGGGLKPLTLSQGFLLLMACLPMAFVGLYSAISQGKTAAAGIQILAKRPEKMFNGVIYAVMVETYAVVALITSILMIVNIKI